GGCCGACTCCATGTTTATATTAAACACTGGCTCCTCTTCTGGAAAAGTCAAGTTGTCATCCTCTGGAATCAATATATCTGAGTTGATATTAGAATCCTCAATTTGATTATAAACTTGTGCTTCTTCTGTTATTTTCTGAAGTTCAGCATCTCCCCAATCTTCAGAAACAGTGATTGTGTTCTCAGTTTCCCAGGTTTGAAAAATTCGATCTGGGCCAGGTTGCCACAAGATATTCCCTGCGCTTCCTTTTAGTATGAACTTGAACTGGATTGATTTCCCAACAGGTATATCCtaataaaacaaacacaaagaCATTAAACCCCAAATTCAGGTTTCAATtttacaaagaaaaagaaaaacaaaattacaCTTCTTAGTTGGATTTCTACACACCAGCTCAACAGACCACACATTCCCATCAGACCAGTCCATCTGTATTGCTCTCTCAGGGTCCCATAAACCCAACATAGGATCATCCCCTACTATGAGGAAATGCTGACCAAAGGAGCACTCTTTCTGCAACTGGAACTTGACATGCATAGTTTTTGTTGGATCTGCACAACGAGGAAATGTCATTGAGAACTAGCTAGTAAAGACAGACACCTACATttcttaactaaaaaaaaaaggcttacATGTTTCTTGAATCTGAGCATCTGTAGTCTCCAATTCTGCCTGCACAGACAACACTAAAAATCAGACTGATAATTTCAAACTAGAAAAGAAACCAAGCTTGGTACTAGCATTCTTTAATAATCAGGATCATCTACACAGATATGGAAACaaattcataaaacataaacgGCTCTTCATGAGATTCTATTTGGATCAACCCTGTTGGCTTATATGGATAATGTTTAAAACCCTGATAAAGAAAGAAACCAGATTTGTAAATGACCCTTTTTGTTTCTTCCCATTATTATATGAAACAAGTCTTCCACAACCAGATAAGTCATCCCACCAAAGAAAAAGCTAATCATAACAAGATTCCAAAAACTTCTTATCAATATCAAAACAAAAATGTGATCATAACAAAAGGATATTTTTCTAAACAGTAACAAATATAATGACAGGCAAATCTGTGTGTCAAACACCAAGAGATGAATTTGACCTGGGTTTTCGATGAAAGACAAACAACAGGTTTGATGGGCTTTCTCTGTTGCAGAAACGCCACCAAATTCAAGAACCGAAAGTCTCCATTTTTCTTGTGAGGCCTGAAAAAGCACGAAGCTTCTTCAACCCTGTTCACCAAGCCAGCCTCTCTGTCCCTGTAAATTTCCAAGAGCACCCTCGAACTCGGACTCGCCAACGTTTTCATAACTCGCTCTCAACTCACAAGAGTGGATGCTTTTAAGCCCTTTTGTTTTTTGGCTTATAAGAAGGTGTCTGTGTCACCTGTTTGTTCTGGAGTGATCCACTTCTGGTGGTGTGGCGTGGCACAAGAATAGAAGTGAGCAGCGAGAAGGAGAGGTTTAGCccggttatatatatatagaagtggGGTCTAATGGGGGATGATAAAGGAGCGGATCAGACTCCACGTGGCGAGAGGACAGGTGGCACCCTGGGATTTGGGGTTGGGGGTTGAATCTGGCTTTCACTCAACGTGAGAATCTCAACCACCTGAGAGTGTTTCCAGACACGAGTGAATGGGAGTATTAATGGGAAATGGGGCCTTTAGCGTCCTACTCCGTGATCGTTGCTGTGATTCACAGCCGTTAGTTTCAGTGTCAACAGTTAGCTTTGAAAGTGGCAAATACTACGCCGGTGTCTTAAGTGGAAGAAGCACGGCACCGGCACGGTCGTGTTACGTGTGGCACGTTCGAGTATTTTGGGACACTTTAGCAAAGAtttaaatttgctcaccacattTATTTTGTGGTTATATCACAAACTTATTAAAACTTGTCACGTCATAtagaattaatttaatatttaaaatataattttttaataaaacatcatgataaactataattatgttttataacacatgacataatttgtattgagtggtggtaaTACTTTGGTgttgagcaaatttgaatcccttTAGCAATAAGATAGAGCAAGTGTTTTCAGTTTGTCGTGCGGTAATAGAGAGATGTTCTGGGTAATGAATTTAAAGTCTTTAGAATGTGATTGTTGCTTTCGACGTGCCATATAACTCTGTTAGTCTTTGCAAATAATAGAGGGTTCTCTACAGATTTGCTCAcgtaagggacagttttaagggattgtgagggacaaatgcatctcaaccacatgtattaaatataaaagcaaaaattataacgacttaaaactgtgcatttattttcatccgttagattcacttgtccctcacagtcccttaggtgagcaggcctTCTCTTTGAGTTCTCTATTCAACTACCTATCTTTTTTCATTATCGGAACTACCTACTTTTTTGGTGTGAAAAATTCTTTTCCATTTTAGATCGAAGAGAAACTAAAACACTATCTTCATCATCCATTCAAATCTGCAACTATAAAGTCTCAATTCTCAAATTTGAAATCTATTGCTCATCTATTATGTTAATTAGGGTTATCGACCCTAGGAGTGGAAATAATAGTTAACTGGAACTGCTTTTGGGTCGGCTGAATATCTCAATTTTGGGTTGGTTTCGGACTCGATATGTTCTTGGGCCCAGTCCATTGAGAGGTGCCCAATatcacaaaaaattaaaaaaaagaatgtaGGCCCCCAAATAATCGTAAAAGATGAAGCATTGTAACTTGTAACGAAACGTACGCCACTCCCAACAGTTGTACTACGTTTTACTATTCCTATTTGCTTTAGGAATCAATCAATCATTCATGCCCATCCCATCTCTTCTTTCAGTCGGATGAAATAGCCTTGGCCTTGGCTTGGTCTTGGCAGGCCACAGGGCAGTGACAAGAGTCTGGCCGGCAACCTGGAACGGCCAATACCCATGTCTATCTTTAATCTCAGAGGACTTGAAGAATTTTCCCTTACTTCAAACAATCTCAATGGCTCATTTAATCGTCTTCACCAGCTGAAAAATCTTCGGCTTCTTCATCTCTCATACAATAGCTTGCTTCTTAGTTATAAACCTACCAATTTCTCATATTCATCCTTTCCTCAGTTGGAACAATTGAGATTGGCTTCaggaaatttgagaaaattccCTGATTTTTTGAGAAATCAATCCAGATTGATCTTTTTGGACCTTTTAGAGAACCACCTACATGGCATGATACCCAACTTGATTTGGAGGATTGGTCTTGAACGACTAATATCTCTCATGTAACTCCCTAGAAGCTATGGAAGGTCCTTTATTCAATCTCACTTCTGTGTGGTTGATTGACCTACATTCCAACATGCTTCAAGGCCAAATCCTATTGTTCTTATCACCTTTCATTTATTATCTGGATTATTCAGAGAACAATTTCAGCTCTAGCATGCTGACTGATATTGGTGAGTATTTCTCTGATGGTACTGCATTCTTCTCTATTTCAAGCAATAACCTCAGTGGGATCATTCCAGAATCAATATGCAATTCACCTTATCTTGAGGTTCTTGATATGTCCAATAATTCTTTCACTGGCACGGTTCCTCAGTGCGTCACTACAATGACTCAATGAGAAAACTTAATGTGCTTGTTTAGAAACAATTTTACACATGTTAAATTACCTCAGAATTGCAATTTAAGAAGTCTAGATGTCAGTGCAAATCAGTTAAGCTGTATAAAGTGATATTTCGATGTATTGATGTTTACAAatgtacacatatatatatagcagtGAGATACTGCTGTTACAATGCAACCATTAAACTCTATTTACAGCTATAATCAAAACTGATATGCAATTATAGCAGAATCAAAACAGCCTATGTATTCAAAGGAGGAGAATCATATGGCTGGAGTTTAGGAGAAGATTTAGTTTCTCTAACATAAGCTTTTTGAAGAATATATCCACCTTGCGTATCCTTGTTTTACGGTCCAACAACTTTTATGGATCCACTGGTTGTCCAGAGACTAATGGCACCTGGCCAATGCTCCAGATCATAGATCTAGCTTATAACAATTTTGATGGTGAAATACTTGGAACATCTTTATCAACCTGGAAGGCAATGATGGCAAATGAAGCCGGGGCTGCATCAAATCATCTTAAAATTCAGGGAGATGaatggtttggttttttttcaaGATGCAGTTGCAGTTAGTAGCAAAGGTTTACAGATGAACCTGGTAAAGATTTTAACTGCGTTCACCTTGATTGACTTCTCATGCAACAAGTTCAATGGATCAATGCCCGAGGAAATTGGAGAAATTCAAATCACTACTAGTCCTCAACTTGTCGAATAATGCTTTCACAGGTGCAATTCCATCATCATTAAGTAATTTGCAAGAAGTTGAGTCTTTAGACCTCTCATAGAACAACCTGAGCGGCAAAATTCCACCACAGTTTGTAAAGCTCACTTTCCTTCTGTTCTTGAATCTCTCAAATAATCAATTGGTGGGCAGGATTCCAGCAAGTACTCAGTTTTTGACATTTCCAAAATCCCtgtaaatgaagaaaaaagatTTATGGGGGCCTTCTCTAACAGCGGATAACACAGTGGGAACATCACCACCAACAGTAGAAGGAAGTCCTCAAGTTTCTGGTCATGAGGTTGATTGGAATGTTATCAGTGTTGCAATTGGATTCTCATTTGGCTTAGGAATTGCCAATGCGTCACTATTCTTTTGCAAGAGATGGAGGCAGTGGTACTACATAACAATGCTTGTTAAGATATTCCCTCAGCTAGAACAAAGATCTGGCAATCACAGAAGATATCTTTCCATCCATCAAAGGTACGAGAGTCATTGAAATGATTGTAAAAGCTGTGCAGCTAGCTCCATATAGCTCATTGCTCACCCTggtgttctttcttttattagTACTGTCTATAAGAATGTGATTCTGCTGTCacattttaatttagttttgccATAGCTAGTCATCTTGTAATATAGTGTGGTGTAAGCTGGTTCAAATAAGAAAATTATCTTCAgataaggaaaaagaaaattatcttGTCTCATTAGATTTCACTTCtttctgaaaattttaagtAGTTATATTGAAAGTTTACGAACATGTTTTGGGAGTAAGCTACCTATTGAAAGCCAAATAATGAAtgggaaaatgatttgtggcctcaatcctaggtgtcatgtcatgtcacctacacacatcacctatttgtcaaatcatgccatgtaattcttgagcaaaaagaccatcttatcattccaaaatctaatggctataaattattttggttttcatctaaacataaaatatattattttggtttctttttctttttcttttttttcgttatatatataattatatatatatatatatatatatataattcgtcaaaaaaaattatatacaaatatgtgtttgtgtgtataaatatatatatatatatatatatattcacaaacatatatatatatataattatattatatatgtatatatatatttatattatatatgtatatatataattcatacagaaatttataaatgtatattcgatgtagaattaatatggtataaataaatatatatatatatatatattaatgtcataattctaaatcacaaaatttaaaaaaaaaatttgattagaaaaaaagtcaaatttaaaattgattccacaaaaatggaaagaaaatatattaatatcttaattataacccatcaaatttggtaaattgaagtaatattcaactcttttaataaatgaatttaataaaattaatggaagattagtttactttacactaacaagttaattagaaaagtcaaaaattaaattggatccacaaaaatggaaagaaaatgtattgaagtcgtaattaaaacctatgaaatctggtaattgaagaggtaagaaaatatcattaataaattgaattgataaaattctagattccatcatttcaaaatttctcgataatttaatattgtcgCATCCAAACGCAACACTAGGAAGTGTTCCAtaaaggtcaagtgagacttcattaatacaactgttcgtttatttttacatgaaaaaacattcataatgttattaatactatgtagaaattcaatgaacaataggtgtataacacagtaataataaaacaaaaagtgcaattaaggaaggtgtaaaatagaagtcatcgtccatattaacattaaagtcagctaacatgtcttacacgaacaaataagtaataagtagctaataatgaggcAGTAAAGTTTATTGGAgacttttccctaatggcatatttacactgaaatagaaatcatcatccatactgaaatttaaagtcagctagcatgtcttacagtaacaaataagtattaagtagccaatgatcaGCCAGTAGAGTTCACTtgagacctttacctaatgacATATTCAtacttaaatagaagccatcatctactgaaattgaaagagctaacatgtcttgtacaaacaagtaagtattaagtagccaatgatgagctggtcaagtttactgaggatctttttataatggcataattacactaaaatagaagtcatcttCTAcattgtcttacagtaacaaataagtactaagtagccaataatgagctagtaaagttcactggggaccttttcctaatgacataattacactaaaatagaagtcatcatcgatactgaaatttaaagttagctagcatgtcttacacgaacaataagtactaagtagctaataatgagccagtaaagtttactggccGGAGACCTTTCCCGAATGGCATGTTCACATcaaaatagaagctatcatccattgaaacttaaaataagctagtgtgtcttgcacgaacaagtaagtacgtactaagtagctaatagtaaagttcaacggggaatctttccctaataacatattcacactataattgaagccatatatcattcacgttgaaattgaaagtcagttaagtactaacatgtcttatacTAACAAAAAAGTattaagtagctaataatgaacaagtagagttcacttggaacttttttctaatgacatatttacactaaaatagaagctatcattcacatttaaaaatcattattgtctattgaaaaatttgggatcaacaaaacaagtatactttcaaaaattaattttctcatgtgcaatatattctattccatattaagcaatttcttttcagatatcaacttcccaatcaatttagatatctaggttttcaatcaccagattttatgagttaaaattacgatttaaatacattttctttccatttttgtgaatccaatttaatttttgacttttcaagttaacttgttaatgtaaggtaaataatcttccattaattttattaaatttatttattaaaagatttaaatattacttcaatttatcAGATTTTatggattataattacgatattaatatatatatatatatacacacaccacattaattctccatcgaaaatatataaattttttggacgaattatatatatatatatacccatacttttttttggatatgtataatgaaaaaaaaatccaaaataatgaaaaagaaagaaaggaaaaaaaccaaacaattattttttttagaagaaagtcaaaataatttagagccgttaTAAATTcaacaacacacacacatacatatatatatatatatatatttgactaattatagataaataaatatatatatatatatatatatatattcacaaaaatatatcaatataatttttttagacgaattatatgtatataataaaaaaaaaaaataataatgtatcttttctagaagaaagctaaaataatttagagccattagattttgaaaggataagatagtctttttattcaagaatgacatgacatgatttgacaaattaatGAGGTGTATATGTGACATGACTTGAaacctaggattgaggccacaaatcttaggcctcattgaggccctatatcattgcccgaATGAATGTACTCCTTTGATTCTTATTGTTGAAATTGTTTTTAGCCAAAGCaagaataaaattattttgATCCAAAGAAAAGTGATATGTTACCTTATCTGGTAAACAAATGAGTTTTATCATTAATTAAGAAAGTGGAAAACCTCCTATTTCTATGTGATCCTCTAATATTAGTACAGGGTTTGTAGCTCATCACTCAAGTCAATCAGAGCTAGCCGCACTCGATCTACTCAAGCTTCAAAGAAAATTCAAGTAACATTATAAGCTCATGCATATTCTTTGGAGTTTGGACAAGTATTAGTTTCTgcatattaattaattatgattCAAATCATGTGATTGTGACTCATTAGAACTATATTTCTTCAAGTTGCCTTATTAAATTCTTAACTTTTACCAATACTTCTGGTATATAGCCACCGGTATTATAACAGAAAGCACTGAATATTCAGCTATAGAATATGGGGGGTAGAGGATCCTGTTTAGTTTTACGAACTACTTTCGGCTTTATATATAATAATTCCACTTGCAACCCAGAACTTGACAGGAAATTTCATGGCCGAACAGAAAAGACCGTAGAGACGTCGTAATTGACGAGTAAAGATCGATATGAGAAGACCTCCAAGTCAGTTCTAATGGTGACAaaccatacacacacacacacacacacacacacacacacatatatatatatatatatatataaccattAGCAGCACTGCGTTCCATCACGATACCCCAGCATTTACCTAAATGAAGACTCTGCTgcctttcttccttttcttgatCGCTGCAGTTCACAGCCAGCAGTGTACCAAAGACCAGCAACTAACGTTGCTCGATTTCAAGAATGGCCTCGTTTTTAATTCTTCTCTTTCCTCCAAGCTTGTATCATGGAATTCAAGAACCGACTGCTGTTCTTGGTCGGGTGTAACTTGCAGTACTAACGGGACTGTTGTTGCTCTTGACATCAGCCGCGAGTCTATCTCAGGTGGAATCGACAACTCTAGCAGTTTGTTTGATCTTCAACATCTTCAAAGCCTCAGTTTGGCCTTTAACAACTTCACTGGCTCTCAAATTCCATCTGCAACCGGAAAGCTCACAGGTTTGAGGTACCTAAACTTATCCTCTGCTGGTTATAAAGGGAAAATTCCCATTgacatttcattgttgacaaagTTGGTTATCCTTGATATTTCCAATCAAGGACTTGAGATCCAGAATTTGAGCTTGCTGGTTCAGAACCTCACGAAACTTGCAGAGTTATATCTTGACAATGTGAATATATTGTCACAGAGAAGTGACTGGTCCCTAGCCATATCATCATCACTGCCAAACCTGAAGGTGTTGAGCTTATCCAACTGTCATCTTTCAGGCCCTATTGACAAGTCCCTGGCTAAGCTCTCATCTCTATCCGTGATTCGGTTGGATTTTAACAAGATATCTTCTCCCATTCCTGGATTCATTGCCAACTTTACAAACTTGACTACCTTGAGTCTCAGTAGCTGTGGTTTGCAGGGAACATTTCCAAAAGAGATCATTCAGGTACCTTCTTTACAAACTATTGATCTTTCCTTTAACTATGGTCTTGGTGGTTCCTTGCCCGAATTTTCAAAGAATGCATCTCTTCAGTCCTTGAACCTATTTGTGACAAACTTTTCAGGGGTCTTACCTGACTCCATTGGAAACCTCAATATGTTGTCAACAATAGATCTTACAGGATGCAAATTTACTGGATCAATTCCAAGGTCAATGGGAAACCTTACAAAATTGGTTCATTTTGACTTGTCAGGGAATCAGTTTACTGGTTCAATTCCATGCTTCAGTAGCGCAAAAAATCTGGCCGAAATAAATCTGTCCGGCAATGATCTAACTGGTCATATTAGTTGCACTCAGTGGCAAAACCTTACTAGCCTAGTGACTATCAACTTAAGTAATAATATGCTTCAAGGGAACCTTTCATCCTCTTTGTTTTGTCTTCCCTTGCTGAAGAGCTTAGATCTTGGCCACAATCAATTCTCTGGTCAATTCCCTGAAATTTGCAATGCCTCTTCTTACTTGTTGGAAATTGTTGACTTCAGTGACAACAATCTTGAAGGGCCAATACCCATGTCTATCTTTAATCTCAGAGGACTTCAGAGACTTCTTCTTAATTCAAACAGTCTCAATGGCTCATTTCCTCTTGATGGTCTTCACAAGCTCATAAATCTTCAGTTTCTTTATCTTTCAGAGAATAGCTTGGTGCTCAGTTATGATGCTACCAATTCCTCTTATTCCTCATTTCCTCAACTTTATCAATTGATGTTGGCTTCAGGAAAGTTGACAACATTCCCTGATTTCTTGAGAAATCAATCCGAATTGACCTTTCTGGACCTTTCAAATAACCTGATACCTGGCATGATACCTAACTGGCTTTGGAAGCTTAATCTTCATCATCTGAACCTTTCCTGTAACTCCCTACGAACTATAGAAGGTCCTTTACTCAATGTCACCTCTCCGTGGTTGCTGGACCTCAGTTACAATAGGCTTCAAGGGCAGATCCCAAATTTCTCTTCTTATTATCTGGATTGCTCCAGCAATAATTTCAGCTCTGGCATACCGACTGGTGCAGATTTCTCTAGGTATACTTCATTTTTCTCTGTTGGAAACAATAACCTCAATGGGATCATTCCCGGATCAATTTGCAATTCAGCAGCTCTTGAGGTTCTTGATCTATCCAATAATTCCTTCACTGGCACTCTTCCTCAGTGCTTCACTACAATGAGTAGCCTAGCAGTACTTGATTTAAGTGGAAACAATGTTACAAATGTTCATGCATTACCTCAGAATTGTAACTTGGGAAGTCTAGACCTAAGTGGAAATCAGTTAGAAGGCCAGCTTCCAAAATCTCTTGTCAACTGCACAAAGTTGGAGGTTTTAAACCTCGGAAACAATCAGATAACGGATACTTTTCCATGCTTCTTGAAGAACATATCCACCTTGCGTCTCCTTAGTTTACGGTCCAATAACTTTTATGGACCCACTGGTTGTCCCAAGACTAATGGAGCTTGGCCAATGCTTCAGGTTATAGACCTAGCTGACAACAATTTTGATGGTGAAATATCTGGAAGATTTTTGTCAACCTGGCAAACAATGATAGCCAACAAAGATGATGCTGCATCAAATCGCTATTACCTTGGAATGCAGGGAGGTATGCATTATGTGATTATTTATCGAGATGCAGTTACAGTTAGTAGCAAAGGTTTACAGATGAACCTGGCAAAGATTCTAACTGTTTTCACCTTAATTGATTTCTCATGCAACAAGTTCAATGGATCAATACCAGAGGAAATTGGAGGACTCAAATCATTACGTGTCCTCAACTTGTCTAATAATGCTTTCACAGGTGCAATCCCATCATCATTAAGTAACTTGCAAGTAGTTGAGTCTTTAGACCTCTCGCAGAACAACCTGAGCGGTGAAATTCCACCACAGTTTGCGAAGCTTACTTTCCTTTCATTCTTGAATCTCTCAAACAACCAACTGGTGGGGAAGATTCCTACAAGTACTCAGTTTTCAACATTTCCAAAAACTTCATTTGAAGGAAATAAAGATCTATGGGGACCTCCTTTAACAGAAGAAAACACAGCGGGAACATCACCACCAACAATAGAAGGAAGCAGTCAAATTTCTGGACACGAGGTTGATTGGGATATTATCAGTATTGAAATTGGATTTGCATCTGGCTTTGGAGTTGCCATTGCGTCACTATTCTTATGCAAGAGATGGAGGCAGTGGTATTACATGGCTATGTATAACATGCTTGTTAGGATATTCCCTCAGCTAGAACAAAGATTTGGCAATCACAGAAGACATGTTTCCATCCATCAACGGTATGGGAGGCGTTGAAATGATTGTGAAAGCTGTGCAGCTAGTTTCCATATAGCTCATGGCTCACCTTGGTGTTCTTTCTGTTTACTAGTACTCTAAGAAATAAGAATGTGCTTCTGCTATCACATGTTAATTTAGTTATGCATTAGTCATCTTCGTAACCCTAATATTTATGGAATACTATGTGGTGTGAGATGGTTCAAATAAGAAAGTTATCTAGTCTCATtagatttttcttgttttggaaaGTATTCAAATGATTGGATTTAACTACACATTGAAAGTCATGGTTAAAAGGTTGCTATAACTTTCATAACAGAAGTTGTACCACCTCTCACTTTTAACCCATGAAATGTGCAAAATGGTGTAGTACTGCAGATATTTTCATTTGTCTTATGATTGACAGGGTAAACTTGGGCATTTTCCACCTATCAAGGAAGAAACTGAGGCTTCTATGTTTTATATGCTAGTAACATAATTGTCTAGCGTCCATTGTAAGAGTTAAATAGTTACAGCTTGTTTGCAGTCTTTGGAGGACAATGTTTAAGGAACAAAAACTATGGTTGGGCTTTACATGGTAGAATTTTGAAGTCTATGATGAAAAATCCCATATCATACAAATTTCGGATCCCTTGCTGTACTCATTCCAAAGTTCTTTGTACAGATGGATTGGTGTAATTTAAAACTGGTACTGTTACAGTCCATACAGATAGAGTACTATTTAGAAGCCTTGTGCTGCAAGAAAGACAAAAGTAAGGCTGGAAACTGAACCTGGATCATCGAAGTGCCAATATAAGTCGCAAGTCATCTGATGACTTCCTGTTGTTGCTTATTTAATTTCAGTCATCAGCCACCCAAATTGAAATCAGGAGAGCAACATTGAATAAAACAGTCTTATAGTCACATGGGAAGACCTTAAAGACATACCCAGCCAGAGAGGTAAAATTCCTAAACCAATTTGACTAGTTAATTATCCAAGATAAATATCATGGAGACCACCTTTATATTAAAGTCACACACAAACATTACCAGTTCTTCATTTGATAATCAGCCTAAAAAAGATTACCCAATTAAAATGAAACCGTTCCTccagttcttctttttcttgatcaTTGCAGTTCAAAGACTGCAGTGTAAGGAAGACCAGCAACTATCATTGCTCCATTTCAAGAATAGCCTTGTATACAATTCTTCTATATCCTCCAAGCTTATTTCTTGGAATTCAAGTACCGACTGTTGTTCTTGGGTCGGTGTTACTTGCAGCACCGTTGGGATTGTCATCGGTCTGGACCTCAGCCGCAAAGGTATCTCCATTGGAATTGAAAATTCCAGCAATCTCGTTGATCTTCAACATCTTCAAAGCCTCAATTTGGCCTTTAACGACTTGGTTGGGGTATTTCCAAAAGAGTTCTTTCGGGTACCTTCTCTAGAAACTCTTGACCTTTCTTATAATCCGGAACTTCAAGGTTCCTTGCCAGAATTTCCAAACAATGGATCTCTCCAGTCCTTGGTTCTAAGTGAGACAAACTTTTCGGGCACGTTACCAAACTCTATTGTTAACCTTGAAAAGTTGTCCACTCTAGATATTGCAGATTTCAGTTTCAGTGGATCAATCGCAATGTCAATAGGAAACCTTACACAACTGGTGCAATTGTCAATGTCTTTTAACTACCTTAACGGTGCAGTTTGTTAGTATTAAAGTATTGGCATTCCACCGGCCACAAAACTCTACCACATTAACCATGTGTGAAGTTCAAAAGTACTTTatttaattccttgagaaaaGCTGTTGAAAGCATGTGTGTTGCTTTGCTTTTTCATCATGCACTCGGAGACCAAACATGcataaattgttttaattactttatgaagataatgcggTCAAAGAGCCTCAACAGCATGGAGGATTAATTAAACATCATATAGTGGTCTTGC
Above is a genomic segment from Rosa chinensis cultivar Old Blush chromosome 3, RchiOBHm-V2, whole genome shotgun sequence containing:
- the LOC112194094 gene encoding receptor-like protein 7 encodes the protein MKTLLPFFLFLIAAVHSQQCTKDQQLTLLDFKNGLVFNSSLSSKLVSWNSRTDCCSWSGVTCSTNGTVVALDISRESISGGIDNSSSLFDLQHLQSLSLAFNNFTGSQIPSATGKLTGLRYLNLSSAGYKGKIPIDISLLTKLVILDISNQGLEIQNLSLLVQNLTKLAELYLDNVNILSQRSDWSLAISSSLPNLKVLSLSNCHLSGPIDKSLAKLSSLSVIRLDFNKISSPIPGFIANFTNLTTLSLSSCGLQGTFPKEIIQVPSLQTIDLSFNYGLGGSLPEFSKNASLQSLNLFVTNFSGVLPDSIGNLNMLSTIDLTGCKFTGSIPRSMGNLTKLVHFDLSGNQFTGSIPCFSSAKNLAEINLSGNDLTGHISCTQWQNLTSLVTINLSNNMLQGNLSSSLFCLPLLKSLDLGHNQFSGQFPEICNASSYLLEIVDFSDNNLEGPIPMSIFNLRGLQRLLLNSNSLNGSFPLDGLHKLINLQFLYLSENSLVLSYDATNSSYSSFPQLYQLMLASGKLTTFPDFLRNQSELTFLDLSNNLIPGMIPNWLWKLNLHHLNLSCNSLRTIEGPLLNVTSPWLLDLSYNRLQGQIPNFSSYYLDCSSNNFSSGIPTGADFSRYTSFFSVGNNNLNGIIPGSICNSAALEVLDLSNNSFTGTLPQCFTTMSSLAVLDLSGNNVTNVHALPQNCNLGSLDLSGNQLEGQLPKSLVNCTKLEVLNLGNNQITDTFPCFLKNISTLRLLSLRSNNFYGPTGCPKTNGAWPMLQVIDLADNNFDGEISGRFLSTWQTMIANKDDAASNRYYLGMQGVQWINTRGNWRTQIITCPQLV